Proteins from one Malaya genurostris strain Urasoe2022 chromosome 2, Malgen_1.1, whole genome shotgun sequence genomic window:
- the LOC131431477 gene encoding dual specificity tyrosine-phosphorylation-regulated kinase 2 codes for MTSITFKTTTTTGGDANGCIAAAASSSSSAVAAVSLMSDKSITMTPSQLASATTAAAVAASNLLSTAAVNNPSSALFAAAAAAAAQHQQQNNNYQSNSSSSILYNNDNKVQSSDKLSSSSSSGVGSGASVTGEDYERVKHKTPQEVMMLYMDKLTQYEHHEIYQYPKIYFIGANAKKRRGISNSDYDNEQGSYIHIAHDHIAYRYEVLKIIGKGSFGQVVKAYDHKNHQHVALKMVRNEKRFHRQAQEEIRILKHLRSQDRMNSMNIIHMYDYFVFRNHMCITFELLYINLYELIKKNKFQGFSIQLVRKFAHSLLKCLDALYKNKIIHCDMKPENVLLKQQGRSGIKVIDFGSSCFEHQRVYTYIQSRFYRAPEVILGAKYDMAIDMWSLGCILAELSTGFALLPGEDEADQLACIIELIGMPPKKMLENSKRAKNFISAKGYPRYCNVKTLEDGTTMLTGGFSRRGKLRGPPGSRNLVKALNNCEDPLFLNFIERCLRWDPALRMTPETALNHFWFRRLLPPSPNVATITTTNSPSTSSNCQNSHINKVLNMAYAYADQQASSLVTTSTCNSLVASHHGNSSSLQSLQSASLTSSAISIPAVSGSVGAIGGIGIMGGGGTLGRSAATTIIDIPYNPNDKKRLLNSSPQAASSLTSNTGLATTSFVDYVVVIE; via the exons ATGACTAGTATAACGTTTAAAACTACCACAACGACCGGAGGCGATGCGAACGGTTGTATCGCGGCAGCGGCATCGTCTTCCTCATCAGCGGTGGCTGCTGTATCGCTCATGTCGGACAAATCGATCACGATGACTCCCTCGCAACTAGCTTCGGCTACGACGGCAGCGGCGGTGGCCGCCTCGAATCTACTCTCGACGGCAGCCGTCAACAATCCGTCGAGTGCGTTATTTGCAGCCGCCGCGGCTGCGGCAGCTCAGCACCAACAACAGAACAACAACTATCAGAGCAATAGCAGTAGTAGTATCCTATACAATAACGATAACAAAGTGCAGAGTAGTGACAAGCTCAGTAGCAGTAGTAGCAGCGGTGTTGGAAGCGGTGCCAGTGTTACGGGGGAAGATTACGAAAGGGTCAAACACAAGACACCCCAGGAGGTGATGATGCTGTACATGGATAAACTGACCCAATACGAACATCACGAAATTTATCAGTACCCGAAAATTTACTTCATCGGAGCGAATGCAAAGAAGCGAAGGGGGATCAGTAATTCCGATTACGATAATGAGCAGGGTTCGTACATTCACATCGCCCATGATCACATCGCGTACAGATATGAGGTATTGAAAATTATCGGCAAAGGTAGCTTTGGCCAGGTGGTGAAAGCCTACGATCACAAAAATCATCAGCATGTGGCTCTGAAAATGGTACGAAATGAAAAGCGATTCCATCGGCAAGCCCAGGAAGAGATTCGCATTCTGAAGCATCTACGGTCGCAGGATAGGATGAATTCCATGAACATTATTCATATGTACgactatttcgtatttcgtaatcACATGTGTATTACGTTCGAGCTGCTGTACATCAACCTGTACGAGCtgataaagaaaaacaaattccaAGGGTTCAGCATCCAGTTGGTTCGAAAATTTGCTCATTCCCTGCTGAAGTGTTTGGATGCACTCTATAAGAATAAGATAATACATTGTGATATGAAACCGGAAAACGTGCTGCTGAAGCAGCAAGGCCGTTCCGGTATCAAAGTAATCGATTTCGGCTCGTCTTGTTTCGAGCATCAACGGGTTTACACCTACATTCAGTCGAGGTTTTACCGAGCGCCGGAGGTGATTCTGGGGGCCAAATATGACATGGCTATCGACATGTGGTCATTGGGATGTATCCTAGCAGAGTTGTCGACCGGATTTGCTCTTCTTCCGGGAGAGGACGAAGCAGATCAGCTAGCTTGTATTATCGAACTAATTGGCATGCCGCCGAAGAAAATGCTTGAAAATTCAAAACGAGCGAAAAACTTCATTTCGGCGAAAGGCTATCCCCGGTATTGTAACGTGAAAACGTTGGAAGATGGTACGACAATGCTGACGGGTGGTTTCTCGCGAAGAGGAAAACTAAGAGGACCCCCCGGATCTCGTAATTTGGTGAAGGCACTTAACAATTGTGAGGATcctctgtttcttaacttcATCGAACGTTGTTTACGGTGGGATCCGGCGTTGAGAATGACACCAGAAACGGCATTGAATCACTTCTGGTTTCGACGATTGTTGCCACCTTCACCGAATGTGGCGACCATCACAACCACGAATAGCCCTTCCACCTCTAGCAACTGTCAGAATAGCCATATAAACAAGGTGCTGAATATGGCGTATGCATACGCGGACCAACAGGCGTCTTCGCTAGTGACTACTTCCACCTGCAACTCACTGGTGGCATCACATCATGGCAACTCCAGTTCGCTACAATCACTGCAATCAGCATCTCTGACATCGTCGGCGATCAGTATTCCAGCCGTTAGCGGGAGTGTTGGGGCCATCGGTGGAATCGGTATCATGGGTGGTGGAGGAACACTCGGACGATCGGCTGCCACTACCATCATCGATATTCCCTACAATCCAAACGACAAGAAAAGACTACTGAACAGCTCTCCGCAGGCGGCGTCTTCGCTTACCTCCAATACTGGGCTGGCAACCACTTCCTTTGTAGATTATG TGGTCGTCATCGAGTGA